A region of the Salvelinus alpinus chromosome 24, SLU_Salpinus.1, whole genome shotgun sequence genome:
TCATTTGAAGGCCTTCACCCTTTTTTTAAGTAGTCAAGTTGGTGGGACTTGCATGGGTTACAGGAGCAAGTGAAACAATGCCCCCTTGTGGAAACTAGGTGAATTGCAACAACACAGGCTGAATTCAAACTCCCCGCCACTTCCTTAAgttttactttcggttttataCACCAGCTTTAAACAGCTGAAAAAACAATATGTCCTTATTTAAAACATATTTCACagcgatttagatggtacaatgattttctACACTAAAGATGGCTTGTTTTGTCAAAATCTGAAatgtagaattttagcaaccaggtaaAGGCAGAGCGATTTCTATATGCTTGCCCCAGTTTGCCGTTGTTGGCTGTGCTTGTGAGATGACCACACCTCTAAAGATGCTAACGAAAGAGAGGTAGGGTGCAGCCTTCCTATTTGACAACAAAAGACGGACAGGCAGAAAATGCAATTTTGTGAGCCGAAACAATTCGTTAGAATTTTTTTTTGTGAAACACTAATTTCATGTTGTTATTCATGGTAACTTTTCTTAAATTAAAAATGTAAATTTTTTTCAAAGGAAGGATAACATATTTCCTTTCAGGTCAGCAGGAGGGggcagccaatgaattatacttcTGACCAAACATTTCATAACTGCATGTGGCAGTTaatcaccaaccttggctttatacctgttcagactatACAAACTGTAGCACAGTAGGTGGTGGTATGCACCTTTTTCGTTTTTACGAACTGCCAATACACTTACAAAGGTATACTAAGAAGTAATTGACAACTTTCAAATAGATAAGCCTCAATGGTGCTACAGAAACTGTCACAAAAGCATCCATTGCAAAGATGAGCTGTCTTGTACATCTCTATGGTCATCACAGAGTTGGAAAAGCTAGAGGACCCAcaacattttgaagtagtcatatatacactgctcaaaaaataaagggaacacttaaacaacacaatgtaactccaagtcaatcacacttctgtgaaatcaaactgttcgcttaggaagcaacactgattgacaataaatttcacatgctgttgtgcaaatggaatagacaacaggtggaaattataggcaattagcaagacacccccaataaaggagtggttctggaGGTGATGACCACAGacctgcctgcaacatcctcctgcctgcaacatcctccagcatgaccggtttggcggtgggtcagtcatggtgtggggtggcatttctttggggggccgcacagccctccatgtgctcgccagaggtagcctgactgccattaggtaccgagatgagatcctcagacctcttgtgagaccatatgctggtgcggttggccctgggttcctcctaatgcaagacaatgctagacctcatgtggctggagtgtgtcagcagttcctgcaagaggaaggcattgatgctatggactggcccgcccgttccccagacctgaatccaattgagcacatctgggacatcatgtctcgctccatccaccaacgccacgttgcaccacagactgtccaggagttggcggatgctttagtccaggtctgggaggagatccctcaggagaccatccgccacctcatcaggagcatgcccaggcgttgtagggaggtcatacaggcacgtggaggccacacacactactgagcctcattttgacttgttttaaggacattacatcaaagtttgatcagcctgtagtgtggttttccactttaattttgagtgtgactccaaatccagacctccatgggttgataaatttgatttccattgatcatttttgtgtgatttcgttgtcagcacattcaactatgtaaagaaaaaactatttaataagaatatttcattcattcagatctaggatgtgttattttagtgttccctttatttttttgagcagtgtatatatagtcaTGCTGTTACAGAAGTGATTAATGGCAAAGATAGGTGAAGCTTCTCTAACTACGGTTGTCATGTCACCTAGAATATATACTTTGAGTAATACTTCAATGAGTTCTTTGaatgaaaccatgtttacatgtataAACAATTCTGCAATTACACATGTTGGAGATTATATCATTTTTCACAAAAGTTATTTGTCATTCTCTCGTTCTAAACTGCAGGTATCACACTCTGGGATTCTGAAATGCTACAGAAAGACATAAATGTCTCTCCACAACCTAACACTGATTTCAAAATCATTGCCTCTGACTCAAGTGAAGACAAGTCAGAAGCTTTGAATGTGTCTGCATCTCTGGAGGCCAGTTTTCTTGGTGGCTTAGTCAGTGTGAAGGGTTCTGCTGAATTCCTACATGATAAAAAGACCTCAAAGCATCAGTCTAGGGTTTCTCTGCAGTACCGTACCACCACTCGCTTTGAGCAGCTGACCATGGACCACCTGGGGGCAGGAAATGTGAAACACCATAATGTCTTCCGAGAGGGTTCTGCCACACATGTGGTGACTGCCATTCTCTACGGTGCACAAGCCTTCTTTGTTTTTGACCGTGAGGTTTCCTCAGGAGAAAACCACCAGGATATTCAAGGAAACCTGCAGGCCACAATAAAGAACATCCCCCTCATATCAACAGAAGGGCAGGCATCACTGAAGATGAGCGAGGAAGAGAAGCAACAGGCCAATACATTCAGCTGCACTTTCCATGGTGATTTTGCACTAGAAAACAACCCTGTCACATTTGAAGATGCCACCAGGCTGTATGCCGGCCTGCCACGTCTGCTAGGGGAGAAGGGAGAACATGCTGTGCCAATGACTGTCTGGCTCTATCCTCTCAAGAACCTGGACTCTGCAGCTGCCCAGCTAGTCAGGCAGATCAGTGTTAGCCTGGTGCGTCGTGCACAGCGACTCTTGGACAGGCTGGACAACACTGACGTAACATTCCAGGATATGATGAAGGAAGACATGGCTATCAAGTTCTCTGAAATCAATGCCAAGCTCAGCAAGTTCAGGGACTTGTGCTCAGAGTACAAGCTGGTTTTCCAGAAAGGTCTTTGCAAGGTTCTTCCCAAcataagaggaggaggaatggaggaagaaGAACTGATAAAATTGCTCAACAGTAAGGAGCGCTCTCCATTCCAGAATGACCTTATGATCACGTACctggatgacagagagagagagatgaatgttGTCAGCTCTTACCTTGACATAATGAAAGAGGTACAAGTTGTTTACTCAAGCAGTGAATTGGATGGAATAGTGCTTGATCAAGCTAAAAATCACGTAGTGTGCTTTGCATTCTCCTCTTTGAAAGACAAAGACGAGTACGTGGTAGACTTGGAGAACTACTTGCTGGAAGAATCAAAGAGTGATTCTTCACTGATTCCTTATGATCCCAATGCAGCTGGGAAATCAGCAGCAGAAAAGTGGTTTCGCTCGGGGGAGGTAACCACCCTAACCAGGCAAACCATACAACTGTTCCTAGACTTCAAAGAGTCAAACAAAGACCGAGAAAATATTGCATTCTGCATTGCATCGATTCCAGACAAACTCATCACTGCATCCTCCATCCATGTCTATGAGAAAGGGACACTGTTGAGTCCCCAGTTTGAGCTGCCATCAAAGCCAGGTGTCCCCACCATCAAGAGTCTGGAGCATGACTGTGTCCACGTGCAAATCAACCCTCCCAACCTTGGCGTCAAGTCTGTGGAGTCGTACCAGGTTTTGTACCAGGCTGTGCAGGCTGAATCTAAGTGGACAGAGATCAAAGCTGATACTACCACTAACCAGGTCACCATCAGACGTTTGAACACCTATAAAGACTACCGCTTCAGCTGTAGGGCGGTGTGTAGACCTGGTGTGAGCCTCTCCAGTGACTGGACAGAATACTCCAGGACCCGCCCATGTAGCCCCCCTGGACCACCCACAGAGAAAAACCTGGAATCTGAAAGTATCAGAGTGAACTGGGACATTCCTACCATGGTGGGAGACGATGTAGAAGTCATAGGCTATGAGGTTGACTACAGAGAGTGTGCGAAGGCTGTTGACAATAAGATGTGGCACACCATCAAAACCACCACCAGAGAGTGCACACTGGAAGGTCTAAAGCCTGAAACTGCATACAGTGTCAGAGTCTCTGCTAACTGTGGTGAAGCAGGGAAGAGTCTACCCGGTCCGGAGGCAGTGCTGACTACCATCAGGGCTTCTGACGCCCAACCGAAGAGGAGCCAATCGACAGCAACAAAAAGTGAGGAATTTCTGAAGAAATCAGTGAAGGTTAAGAAAGGCAACCCGTCAATCTATAGGCTGAATCTGGAACAGAAGTTGGGTGTAAAGGAAAGTTTTGAACAGTACACATTTGGAGGGAAAGTTGAGAAAGGGAATAACAAGGTAATACTGCTTCTGGGGTGCACAGGTTCAGGAAAAACCACTCTGGTAAATGTCATGATCAACTACATTCTCGGGGTAAAGTGGGAAGATCGCTACCGCTTTAAGCTCATCCATGAGGTGACCAACAGGTCACAGGCTGAGAGCCAGACGTCAATCGTAACATCATATGAGGTCTACAACCAGCCAGGCTTTCAGATTTCTTATTCGCTGACCATTATTGACACACCAGGGTTCGGAGACACTCGAGGAATTGCACATGATAAACTGATCACAGAGCAAGTGAAGGACTTATTGTGTAACCCTTTAGGGATTGATCACATTGATGCAGTCTGCTTTGTAGTGCAGGCATCCCTCGTCCGTCTCAGTGCTAATCAGAAATACATATTTGACTCCATCCTGTCCATTTTTGGAAAAGACGTTGCTGATAACATCCTGATGCTCGTGACATTTGCTGATGGGAAGGACATACCTGTGCTGGAGGCCATCCAAGCTGCAGACCTTCCCTGTAGGAAAAACAATAAGGGACTCCCAACCCATTTCAAATTCAACAATTCAGCTCTGCTCTCTCAGAAAGTAGAAGAAGACAACAGCTCTGAAGGAGATGGTTCAGAGGATGATAATGATGAAGAGCTAAAGAAAATTGTCTGGAAGTTAACTTTTAAACAGATGAAAGCTTTCTTCAAAGACTTGGAAAGCATTGAGAGCAAAGATCTAACGATGACCAAGAAAGTGCTGGAAGAACGTGAGCGTTTGGAGCAGGTCATGACACGACTGGCCCCTCAGATCACAGCAGGTCTGTCAAAGCTGAATGAGATCAAAACAGTCAAAAAGTGCCTGGAGAACGATGACATGAACTTGAAACAGAACCAAGACTTTGAGACAGAGGTAGAGGTTCTAGTTGCTACGAGAACCAAATCAAGTTGTTTTGCTACAAACTGCATCATATGCCAGTTCACATGCCACACCAACTGCTTTCTGCCTAACGAGGATGACACCAAAGAATGTGCCGTGATGGATGATAATGGTAACTGTGTCATGTGTCCAGGAAACTGCTCTTACCTTAACCACGACAAGGAAAAAGCCTTATGGACATATGAAactaagaaagagaaaaagaccaTTAAAGAGTTGAAGGACAACTTCATGAAGGCACAGGGCAAGTTTATGAACAACAAGCAGATGCTGGAGAAGATTGAAGATGAGTATGTTGTCATCGAGGACAAGCTGAAGTACTTGATCAAGCTGTCCTCCAATTGTCTTAAGAGACTAAATGAGATTGCACTGAAGCCAAGCTCTCTCTCCACTGTGGAGTACATCGAGATACTCATTCGCACCGAAGAGGACGAATGCAAGCCAGGCTTCGAAGATCGCATCGTAGGGTTGAAGAAAATGAAATACGAGTCTGAGCTTCTGGAGAAGATGGCAAGAGGAGAGGAACTACTCCCCGATGAGCGACGCAAGCTTAAGGAGAAACAAGACAGACTGCAGAAGATCACTAAAAGAGTCAACCAAATACAGAAAGT
Encoded here:
- the LOC139552792 gene encoding uncharacterized protein; translated protein: MSDSETIETAALGRPFQLGMLYDCRRDVLIPGITLWDSEMLQKDINVSPQPNTDFKIIASDSSEDKSEALNVSASLEASFLGGLVSVKGSAEFLHDKKTSKHQSRVSLQYRTTTRFEQLTMDHLGAGNVKHHNVFREGSATHVVTAILYGAQAFFVFDREVSSGENHQDIQGNLQATIKNIPLISTEGQASLKMSEEEKQQANTFSCTFHGDFALENNPVTFEDATRLYAGLPRLLGEKGEHAVPMTVWLYPLKNLDSAAAQLVRQISVSLVRRAQRLLDRLDNTDVTFQDMMKEDMAIKFSEINAKLSKFRDLCSEYKLVFQKGLCKVLPNIRGGGMEEEELIKLLNSKERSPFQNDLMITYLDDREREMNVVSSYLDIMKEVQVVYSSSELDGIVLDQAKNHVVCFAFSSLKDKDEYVVDLENYLLEESKSDSSLIPYDPNAAGKSAAEKWFRSGEVTTLTRQTIQLFLDFKESNKDRENIAFCIASIPDKLITASSIHVYEKGTLLSPQFELPSKPGVPTIKSLEHDCVHVQINPPNLGVKSVESYQVLYQAVQAESKWTEIKADTTTNQVTIRRLNTYKDYRFSCRAVCRPGVSLSSDWTEYSRTRPCSPPGPPTEKNLESESIRVNWDIPTMVGDDVEVIGYEVDYRECAKAVDNKMWHTIKTTTRECTLEGLKPETAYSVRVSANCGEAGKSLPGPEAVLTTIRASDAQPKRSQSTATKSEEFLKKSVKVKKGNPSIYRLNLEQKLGVKESFEQYTFGGKVEKGNNKVILLLGCTGSGKTTLVNVMINYILGVKWEDRYRFKLIHEVTNRSQAESQTSIVTSYEVYNQPGFQISYSLTIIDTPGFGDTRGIAHDKLITEQVKDLLCNPLGIDHIDAVCFVVQASLVRLSANQKYIFDSILSIFGKDVADNILMLVTFADGKDIPVLEAIQAADLPCRKNNKGLPTHFKFNNSALLSQKVEEDNSSEGDGSEDDNDEELKKIVWKLTFKQMKAFFKDLESIESKDLTMTKKVLEERERLEQVMTRLAPQITAGLSKLNEIKTVKKCLENDDMNLKQNQDFETEVEVLVATRTKSSCFATNCIICQFTCHTNCFLPNEDDTKECAVMDDNGNCVMCPGNCSYLNHDKEKALWTYETKKEKKTIKELKDNFMKAQGKFMNNKQMLEKIEDEYVVIEDKLKYLIKLSSNCLKRLNEIALKPSSLSTVEYIEILIRTEEDECKPGFEDRIVGLKKMKYESELLEKMARGEELLPDERRKLKEKQDRLQKITKRVNQIQKVVRDWPGKK